The Candidatus Atribacteria bacterium ADurb.Bin276 genome contains the following window.
GGCGCTTAGGTTTTGAAGAGGATACTGGGATTGATTTACCGGGGGAGAACCATGGCTTTTTACCTACCTCTCGCTGGAAGAGACAGAAAATCGGAGAACCTTGGTATCCAGGAGATACCATAAATCTTTCTATCGGACAAGGGTATCTTTTAGTCACTCCTTTTGAAATTTTCCAAAGTGTTGTTGCAATTTCCAACCGAGGGGTGGTATATACTCCTCATTTTTTAAAAGTCGTCCAAAACGATAAGAGAGAAGTTATCGAACGAACACTACCAAAAGTAAAAAATCGAATAGAGTTGAAGCCAGATATCTGGGAAAGACTGATTCGAGGAATGACCAAGGTGGTCGTTGAGGGAACCGGTAGAGCCTGTCGGGATTTGCCAATCCCAATAGCCGGGAAAACTGGAACCGCCCAAAATCCTCATGGTAACGATCATTCTTGGTTTGCTGGCTTTTTCCCCATTGATAATCCCCGTTACGTTTTTGTGGTTTTAGTTGAAAACGGTGGAGATGGAAGCGGAGAAGCAGCTCATCGAAGTAAGGATTTAATACAATGGATCTATGATCACCGGGAGAATACACTTAATGAAAACGGTTAAAATGTTTCCCATCATTATTCTTTCTCTCAATATAGTTGGTCTTTTGGCAGTTTATAGTACCGATCCCCTTCGTGGTGAAGCTGTCTTTATTCAGACCTTTTTTGGAAGACAACTGATGTGGAGTCTATTGGGCTGGTTAGTTTTTTGGGGAATTAGTCGTATTCATTACCATTGGTTTATCAAGTTGGAATGGATGATTTATTTAATTATAATTCTCTCTTTAATAGTAGTTTTGTTTTTTGGAAGTGGAGATGATGTAGGAACTCGACGTTGGATATTATTTCGTTCCGTTCAACCTTCAGAGTTTTCTAAAGTTGGAATGGCGGTTTTTTTAGCAGCGTTTTTGAGTGCTCAACCTGAAGACTATGGAAGCTGGCAACTTCTTCTAAAAACATCGTTTTTATCAATTATCCCAACTGGTTTGATATTCCTTGAACCGGATTTGGGGACAGCTTTGGTCATAATAGTTCTTTGGTTTTCGGCGTTATTTTTTTGTGGCTTTCAATGGAAAAAAATTTTGGCGGTTTTTGCTGGTTTAGTAGGTTTAATTCCATTTTTTTGGTTGGTTTTACACGACTATCAAAGAAAGCGGTTGCTTTCTTTTTTTGCTCCTCAATCTGATCCCCTGGGAACCGGTTATAATGTTCTGCAATCGAAAATTACTATTGGAGCAGGGAGTTTTTTTGGAAAGGGTTGGCTTTCGGGAACCCAATCCCAACTCCGGTTCCTTCCCGCTCATTATACCGATTTTATTTTTGCTTCTTGGTGTGAACAATGGGGCTTTGTTGGGGGTGTGATTATCCTTGCTCTATTTTTCTGGCTTATTTGGTCAATTTTCCGGATTGGGATAGAAACACCTGATTTAGAGGGTAAGATACTTACTACTCTCTTTGGTTCAATGTTTGTATTTCAAGTGATGATTAATGTTGGAATGAATATGGGTGTTATGCCGGTTACCGGTATTCCCTTGCCGTTTATTAGTTATGGAGGGAGTTCGCTGTTTATCAATATGATAGCCATGGGGATGGTATGGAATATTGCCCAGTCGGGAGGAAACGAATAGTGGTAGAAAAAATACCAGATCAAGAGAATTTTTTTAAAAACGAATTGCTCAAGATTACCAAACCAGCACGTTATATAGGAGAAGAATGGAATATACTTGTAAAAAATCCTTCCCAAACGACCTGCTCAGTTGTGCTTGGGTTTCCCGATATCTATGAAATAGGAATGTCTCACTTAGGGCTAAAAATTCTTTATCAGATATTAAACGACCTTCCCGGGGTTCGTGCTGAACGAGCTTTTGTCCCTTGGCCAGATTTAGGAAAACTCATGAAAGAAAAGAGCATCCCGCTTTTTAGCTTAGAGAACAAAATCCCCATCCGATCTTTTGACATAGTGGGGCTTAGCCTGCAAACCGAGATGAATTTTACCAATATCCTTTATTTTCTCGATTTATCTCAAATCCCTTTTCGAAGTTCGGAAAGGGAAGATGACTTTCCTATTATCATTGGTGGTGGAGCATCAACCTGTAATCCAGAGCCCATCAGTGATTTTTTTGATGCTTTTTTGATTGGTGAAGGGGAAGAGGCTTTTGTAGAAATCATCCAAATTGTTTCGGCTATGAAAGGTCAAAGAAAAGGTGATATTTTATCCGAATTAGCAAAAGTTGTGGGAGTTTATATACCAAGTTTTTATCAGGTTGGTTATTCAAAAAATGGTATTATTTCAAAAATTCAAACCATGAATAAAAGGGCATTTCCTCAGATTCAGAGAAGATGGCTTAAAGATTTAGATAATGCTCTCTATCCAGAGGCAATACCAGTTCCATATATAAGCATCGTTCATGATCGAATTCCCCTGGAAATTTCACGGGGTTGCACCCGAGGTTGTCGTTTTTGTCAAGCGGGCATGATCTATCGACCTCACCGAGAACGATCTCCGGAAAACATAGTTCATCTCGCAGAAAAATTGGTGACTTCAACCGGTTACGAAGAAATATCTCTTCTTTCTTTAAGTAGCACGGATCATTCTCGGATCGAAGAAATCATCTCCAATCTCTCTCGACGATTTGAAGCAAAAAATGTTAATATTTCACTTCCTTCCATACGGATGGATACTTTCTCGGTCCAAATTGCTCAGAATTTAAAACGAGTTCGGAAAAGTGGTCTCACTTTTGCTCCTGAAGCAGGTACCGATCGTCTTCGCCGGATAATCAATAAAGGATTAACCGATCAGGAAATATTTTCAACTTTAGAAAAAGTCTTTGAAGGTGGTTGGGATGATGTTAAACTTTACTTTATGTTTGGACTTCCTGATGAAAAAGAATCGGACCTGATCGGAATTTCCCAGTTGGTGAACGAAGGTCTTCAAATCGGAAAAAAAATTCGCGGTAAAAGAGTGAGCATCCATTTAAACCTTTCCGCTTTTGTGCCAAAACCACATACTCCTTTTCAATGGATGGGTCAGAATAGTCTGGAAGAATTTGAAGAAAAAATCCAGAGAATAAAGGCTGGTTTTTCCAGGGATCGTCGCTTGATCCGTATGAATTGGTCGGACTTTAAGGAAAGCACCCTCGAAGCAGTATTATCTCGCGGTGATCGGAGGCTATCAAGAGTGATCGAAAAAGCCTACCATTTAGGTCAAATTATGGATGGTTGGCGGGAATTCTTTTCTTTTGAAAGATGGAAACTAGCCTTTGAAGAAGTAGGTTTGGATTATCACTTTTATTCAGAAAGATGGCGAGACCCAAAAGAAATTCTTCCCTGGGATCATATCTCCTCTGGAGTGAAGAAGGAATATTTATTAAAAGAGTTGGAAAAATCTCGCCGCCAAGAGGTTACACCCAGATGTATTCATTTTCAGGAATGTATGAGTTGTGGGGTTTGTTCATCATGAATTTTACCGATCGTTATCGTTATCGTTGTCGACATCTCAAATTAGTGCCTTTTCATCTTCTTTCCCAGTTAGATCTTACTCGATTTTGGGATCGAGTCTTACGAAGGGCGGGGCTTCCGATAGTTTTTTCTCAAGGTTTTAATCCTCGTCCTTTGTTATCATTTGGGCCGGCCACTGTTACTGGTGTTATAAGCTGGACCGAATATCTTGATATGACCTTTTATGAATTTATAGAACCTGAACAACTCAAAAACATTCTTAATTCACAAGTACTGGAAG
Protein-coding sequences here:
- the miaB_2 gene encoding (Dimethylallyl)adenosine tRNA methylthiotransferase MiaB; its protein translation is MVEKIPDQENFFKNELLKITKPARYIGEEWNILVKNPSQTTCSVVLGFPDIYEIGMSHLGLKILYQILNDLPGVRAERAFVPWPDLGKLMKEKSIPLFSLENKIPIRSFDIVGLSLQTEMNFTNILYFLDLSQIPFRSSEREDDFPIIIGGGASTCNPEPISDFFDAFLIGEGEEAFVEIIQIVSAMKGQRKGDILSELAKVVGVYIPSFYQVGYSKNGIISKIQTMNKRAFPQIQRRWLKDLDNALYPEAIPVPYISIVHDRIPLEISRGCTRGCRFCQAGMIYRPHRERSPENIVHLAEKLVTSTGYEEISLLSLSSTDHSRIEEIISNLSRRFEAKNVNISLPSIRMDTFSVQIAQNLKRVRKSGLTFAPEAGTDRLRRIINKGLTDQEIFSTLEKVFEGGWDDVKLYFMFGLPDEKESDLIGISQLVNEGLQIGKKIRGKRVSIHLNLSAFVPKPHTPFQWMGQNSLEEFEEKIQRIKAGFSRDRRLIRMNWSDFKESTLEAVLSRGDRRLSRVIEKAYHLGQIMDGWREFFSFERWKLAFEEVGLDYHFYSERWRDPKEILPWDHISSGVKKEYLLKELEKSRRQEVTPRCIHFQECMSCGVCSS
- the mrdB gene encoding Rod shape-determining protein RodA — translated: MKTVKMFPIIILSLNIVGLLAVYSTDPLRGEAVFIQTFFGRQLMWSLLGWLVFWGISRIHYHWFIKLEWMIYLIIILSLIVVLFFGSGDDVGTRRWILFRSVQPSEFSKVGMAVFLAAFLSAQPEDYGSWQLLLKTSFLSIIPTGLIFLEPDLGTALVIIVLWFSALFFCGFQWKKILAVFAGLVGLIPFFWLVLHDYQRKRLLSFFAPQSDPLGTGYNVLQSKITIGAGSFFGKGWLSGTQSQLRFLPAHYTDFIFASWCEQWGFVGGVIILALFFWLIWSIFRIGIETPDLEGKILTTLFGSMFVFQVMINVGMNMGVMPVTGIPLPFISYGGSSLFINMIAMGMVWNIAQSGGNE